In Colletotrichum higginsianum IMI 349063 chromosome 1, whole genome shotgun sequence, one genomic interval encodes:
- a CDS encoding Ubiquitin-conjugating enzyme codes for MADQSIIRITKELSDIQRTSDLSLAVACRDVDVRNVKALIIGPHDTPYEFGFFEFAIRFNKEYPRKSPSVNGITTNGGRCRFNPNIYSSGKVCLSILGTWRGERGEEWSAAQGLESILISIQSLMSGNPYENEPGFEEANDASDKKNQKDYVQKIRHETLRISVIQRMEEYLGLTPNGNAIAQQSAADGEQLEMDTEDMDDTNVPFEPFKDLCKRRFLWYYDNYLLAIQKAKTEVKDHQAFVRMPFEGASNAMDGKFNYTELERRLRNVKAALDNELLKWAVEGQVANEKEMTVSVNLRHQYQQVVQTFKRQDIPHDVQLEDNNPFVWVITYFGRPMTNLDGGLFRIKVHFSPRFPEEQPRVKFHTRIFHHRISEDGTTCYFPSSLRKDDVRSHIEAIFTALEEEDPAYDPRTLVNPEAHKLYWGGADGRKNYNRRLRRSVQQSMDDF; via the exons ATGGCGGATCAGTCCATCATTCGCATCACTAAG GAGTTGAGTGACATCCAGCGAACGTCGGATCTCT CTTTGGCTGTCGCTTGCCGCGACGTCGATGTTCGCAACGTCAAGGCCTTGATTATCGGCCCTCACGACACTCCCTACGAGTTCGGGTTCTTCGAG TTTGCAATCAGGTTCAACAAGG AATATCCCCGCAAGTCTCCTAGTGTCAACGGAATTACGACGAACGGAGGACGATGCCGATTCAACCCCAACATATACTCGTCCGGCAAGGTTTGCTT GTCAATTCTTGG AACCTGGCGTGGAGAGCGTGGCGAAGAATGGTCCGCGGCGCAAGGCCTTGAGTCCATCCTCATCTCCATTCAGAGCCTGATGTCAGGCAATCCTTACGAGAACGAACCTGGTTTCGAGGAGGCCAATGATGCATCGGACAAGAAGAACCAGAAGGACTACGTTCAGAAG ATCCGTCATGAGACTCTTCGGATCTCCGTCATTCAACGTATGGAAGAGTACTTGGGCTTGACCCCCAATGGCAACGCGATTGCCCAGCAGTCCGCGGCAGACGGAGAACAGCTCGAGATGGACACCGAGGACATGGACGACACGAACGTGCCTTTCGAGCCCTTCAAAGACTTGTGTAAACGGAGGTTCCTTTGGTACTACGACAACTACCTGCTCGCCATCCAAAAGGCCAAGACCGAAGTGAAAGACCATCAAGCCTTCGTACGGATGCCGTTTGAAGGCGCTAGCAACGCCATGGATGGCAAATTCAATTACACTGAGCTGGAAAGACGTCTTCGCAacgtcaaggccgccctcgacaacgaGCTTCTTAAATGGGCCGTGGAGGGCCAGGTTGCGAATGAGAAGGAGATGACGGTTTCTGTCAACCTGCGACACCAGTACCAGCAAGTGGTGCAAACATTCAAACGCCAGGACATTCCTCATGACGTTCAGTTGGAAGACAACAACCCTTTCGTATGGGTCATTACCTATTTTGGACGACCTATGACGAATCTTGACGGCGGTCTCTTCCGTATCAAGGTTCATTTCAGCCCGAGGTTCCCTGAAGAGCAACCCCGCGTCAAGTTTCACACACGCATTTTCCATCATCGCATCTCGGAGGATGGAACAACCTGCTACTTCCCCAGTTCGCTAAGAAAAGACGATGTGCGTTCTCACATCGAAGCCATCTTCACTGCactggaggaagaggatcCAGCCTACGACCCTAGAACTCTGGTGAACCCCGAAGCCCATAAACTCTACTGGGGAGGCGCCGATGGACGCAAGAACTACAACCGTCGACTTCGCAGATCGGTGCAGCAAAGCATGGA CGATTTCTGA